The Anoxybacillus amylolyticus DNA segment AAGGACAAGGAGCATTAAGCCATCCTGCGTACGTCAGCTCATGTGGCATTTTAAAAGGAGCAAGGCCGCAGGCAGTAATTTTGCAACATCCGCCAAAGCGAAAAGTACTTGGCGATTTCCCGTTCATGAAAATGCCGTCCGTTCAAAGCGAAATCGAGTTGATTGAACATTTCGGACAAACAAAAGTCGTCGCAATTACGTTAAACCACGAAGGAATGACCGATGACGAACTACAACAAACAATTATAGAATATGAACAAACGTTCCACATGCCAGTGACAGATGTTTTAAAAATGGGACCAGACAAAGTAATTGATCGTCTTATCGACTACTTCCCGTCATTACAAAAGAAACGTTCGTCAGGGGTGGCCGTATGAGAACAGTGCTCACTCCAAGGGTGGAAATTGACTTGCACAAAATTCTTCATAATGCTAGCGTGCTAAAAAAATTATATGAAGAAAAAGGGATTCGAGTGACAGCGGTCGTCAAAGGAGTAGGCGCTAGTATCGAGATTGCGAAAACGCTTGTAGAGAGCGGGATTACGAGCTTAGCCGATACAAAAATTTCCCGCCTCCGACGATTAAAAACGGCGCGTTTGAATGCGACGCTCATGTTGCTAAGGACGCCAGCATTAAGCGAAGTAGCGTCAGTCGTTCAAGTTGCCGACATTAGTATGAACACAGAACTAGACGTGATTCGTGCATTGGCAAACGAAGCAGTAAAGCAACAAAAGAAACATTCGATTATTTTAATGATCGAAATGGGTGACTTGCGCGAAGGGATTATGCCAGAAGATTTGCCAGCGGTTATCGAAGAAGTGTTAAAGTTACCAAACATTCAGCTTGTCGGTCTTGGCACGAATTTCGCTTGCTTTGGCGGCGTGATTCCGACTGAGCAAAAAATGCGTGAATTTTCTTCGCTCGTTAAACAAGTCCAAAAGCAATTTTCGTTATTTCTCCCGTACGTTTCAGGAGGAAACTCTGCTAATTACTATTGGGTGAAACAAACAAAAGATGCCGGAATGGTAAACCATATTCGCCTTGGCGAATCGATTTTTTTAGGGCGGGAAACAGTGAACGGCACCCCGATTCCCGAGCTATATCAAGATGCGTTTTGCTTAGTAGCGGAAGTGATTGAAGCAAAATCGAAGCCATCTGTTCCATTTGGGGAGCGAGGGCGAAACGCGTTTGGCGAATCGATTACGTTTGGCGACCGTGGACTTATCCGGCGTGCCATCGTTGGAATTGGGCGACAAGATGTCTTCGTTCCAGGGTTAACACCGGTATTGCCGATAGACATCCTTGGGGCAAGCAGCGACCATATTATTCTTGATACGAAAAATGTCGAGATAAAGATCGGGGATGAAGTAAAATTCACCCTCGATTACGGTGCGCTTATTTCGGTTATGACATCTCCTTATGTTTATAAAAAATATTTGCCTGAACGAAGCCACTATTCCAAAAGTCGAACGTCGGCATAAGATAGGTATCGCTTTTCTGCTTTAGGTGAATCGGAGGCAGAGAAGCGATTTTTGTTGAAAATTAGTACGTAATAATAATACCTGGTAGTAAAAAAAGATTGACAGGACAAGATGAGAGATGGTAGGATAAAGCATAAGTAATAATAACCGCATAAATGGTCTTTTCAGAATATTACGACTTATTTTGCGGTAAATGTGTAGTGCCTTTTGTTCATTTTCTCTGGCAGAAGGTTCAATTTGAAAGGAGTCGTTAAATGAAAGAATTTCATTCGTTTGGCTGGTATGCGGCAAGAATTTCCCCGCATTTGCCAAAAAAAGCATTTCAACCCGTCCCTTCTCGTCTTTTCGGTGGTCTAGCGTATTTTCTCATCGCGTTGAGCGGTATCCTCGCTATTTCTTTACTTGATCTTCATCCAATATGGAAGACGCTTATTTCTGTTGTATTAGGTTTTAGTTTTGCTGCTTTAGGGTTTTTGGGGCATGAAATTTTGCACGGTACCGTCGTGCGAACGCCGTGGTTGCGCGATTTCCTTGGCGCCGTTGCTTTTTGGCCGCTATGTACCGGACCAAAACTATGGAGAAAGTGGCATAATGTCACACACCACGCTCATACACAAGACGAGGAGAAAGACCCTGACGCATGGCCTGCAGTTGAAAAGTTAGCAAAAAGTCGTTTATTGCGCTGGGTGTATAACATTCCGTTTACGATTCGGGCATTTTTTGCCTTTAGCTCGTTAGCGATTACGTTTACCCTTCATTC contains these protein-coding regions:
- a CDS encoding alanine/ornithine racemase family PLP-dependent enzyme, with protein sequence MRTVLTPRVEIDLHKILHNASVLKKLYEEKGIRVTAVVKGVGASIEIAKTLVESGITSLADTKISRLRRLKTARLNATLMLLRTPALSEVASVVQVADISMNTELDVIRALANEAVKQQKKHSIILMIEMGDLREGIMPEDLPAVIEEVLKLPNIQLVGLGTNFACFGGVIPTEQKMREFSSLVKQVQKQFSLFLPYVSGGNSANYYWVKQTKDAGMVNHIRLGESIFLGRETVNGTPIPELYQDAFCLVAEVIEAKSKPSVPFGERGRNAFGESITFGDRGLIRRAIVGIGRQDVFVPGLTPVLPIDILGASSDHIILDTKNVEIKIGDEVKFTLDYGALISVMTSPYVYKKYLPERSHYSKSRTSA